Proteins found in one Thermaerobacter subterraneus DSM 13965 genomic segment:
- a CDS encoding N-acetylmuramoyl-L-alanine amidase family protein, whose protein sequence is MHARRRHPGPVRDSGGETALLAVLAAVLVLVLLSQRAHAPAPSNRDGPVIVLDPGHGGIDGGTHLQGRILEKDLTLQLAQAMAPLLEASGFRVVLTRTADYALAPGDDDASVRRDLEERLRITRDARAAALVSLHVNAARDSRLRGPIVFYQFGDEPGRRLALAVQASLNAAFPPEARNEALPADFFLLAKAGRPAVLVEFAFLTNPADRAILLSPQGRRHLAAAAVEGLVRGLAQLGVRAHGVPPGR, encoded by the coding sequence GTGCATGCCCGCAGGCGGCACCCAGGCCCGGTGCGGGATTCCGGCGGGGAGACGGCACTGCTGGCCGTACTTGCGGCCGTGCTGGTGCTTGTGCTCCTGTCCCAGCGGGCCCATGCTCCCGCCCCCTCGAACCGTGACGGCCCGGTCATCGTGCTGGACCCGGGCCACGGCGGCATCGACGGCGGCACCCACCTCCAGGGGCGCATTCTGGAAAAGGACCTCACCCTGCAGCTGGCCCAGGCGATGGCGCCCCTGCTGGAAGCCTCCGGGTTCCGCGTGGTCCTGACCCGCACCGCCGATTACGCCCTGGCCCCCGGCGACGACGACGCCAGCGTGCGCCGCGACCTGGAGGAGCGGCTGCGCATCACCCGCGACGCCCGGGCCGCCGCCCTGGTCAGCCTGCACGTCAACGCCGCCCGGGACAGCCGCCTGCGCGGCCCCATCGTCTTCTACCAGTTCGGGGACGAACCCGGCCGCCGCCTGGCGCTGGCCGTCCAGGCGAGCCTGAACGCCGCCTTCCCGCCGGAGGCCCGCAACGAGGCCCTGCCCGCCGACTTCTTCCTTCTCGCGAAGGCGGGCCGCCCCGCCGTGCTGGTGGAGTTCGCCTTCCTGACCAACCCCGCCGACCGCGCCATCCTGCTGAGCCCCCAGGGCCGCCGGCACCTGGCCGCCGCGGCGGTGGAAGGCCTGGTCCGGGGGCTGGCCCAGCTGGGTGTCCGGGCGCATGGCGTTCCCCCGGGTCGGTGA
- a CDS encoding MFS transporter yields MGAVSATAAGPADSRNIWRVIAASAGGTVIEWYDFYIFGSLSTVIASAFFPKGNPTVALLNTLAIFATGFLVRPFGALVFGRLGDLIGRKYAFLMTLLIMGGATTAIGLVPTYSQIGIAAPLIVLVLRLLQGLALGGEYGGAATYVAEHAPDGRRGFYTSFIQTTATLGLFVSLGVILIVRLSMSPEAFAAWGWRIPFLLSAVLLVLSAWMRMRLQESPLFQQLKAQGKTTQAPIRETFRNWKLVLLALLGATAGQAVVWYTGQFYALVYLQNTLKVDFVTANIIVAVALALGTPFFVVFGHLSDRIGRKPIMMAGNLIAALTYYPLYQLMHQNAGNPVVLTLLVWIQVLYVTMVYGPIAAFLVETFPGKIRYTALSLPYHLGNGWFGGLTPYISASLVASTGNIYAGVWYPTAVALITFVVGTFLLKETSVVSIWQETHATEATAD; encoded by the coding sequence ATGGGGGCCGTCAGTGCCACTGCGGCCGGGCCTGCGGACAGCCGGAACATCTGGCGTGTCATCGCAGCCTCGGCCGGCGGTACCGTCATCGAGTGGTATGATTTCTACATCTTCGGCAGCCTCTCCACCGTCATTGCTTCGGCCTTCTTTCCCAAGGGGAACCCGACCGTCGCCTTGCTCAACACCCTGGCCATCTTTGCCACCGGGTTCCTGGTGCGGCCCTTCGGCGCCCTGGTGTTCGGGCGGTTGGGGGACCTGATCGGGCGCAAGTACGCGTTCCTGATGACCCTGCTGATCATGGGCGGTGCCACCACGGCCATCGGCCTGGTACCCACCTACAGCCAGATCGGCATTGCCGCACCCCTCATCGTCCTGGTGTTGCGGCTCCTGCAGGGTCTGGCCCTGGGCGGCGAGTACGGCGGCGCGGCCACCTACGTGGCCGAGCACGCCCCCGACGGCCGGCGCGGGTTCTACACGTCCTTCATCCAGACCACGGCCACGCTGGGCCTGTTCGTTTCGCTGGGTGTCATCCTCATCGTCCGCCTGTCCATGAGCCCGGAAGCCTTTGCTGCCTGGGGATGGCGAATCCCCTTCCTGCTCTCCGCCGTGCTGCTGGTGCTCTCGGCGTGGATGCGCATGCGCCTGCAGGAATCGCCCCTGTTCCAGCAGCTCAAGGCCCAGGGCAAGACCACCCAGGCGCCGATTCGAGAGACGTTCCGCAACTGGAAGCTGGTCCTGCTGGCCCTGCTGGGTGCCACGGCCGGGCAGGCGGTGGTCTGGTATACGGGCCAGTTCTACGCCCTGGTCTACCTGCAGAATACCCTGAAGGTTGACTTCGTCACCGCCAACATCATCGTGGCCGTCGCCCTGGCCCTGGGCACGCCCTTCTTCGTCGTCTTCGGCCACCTGTCGGATCGCATCGGCCGCAAGCCGATCATGATGGCAGGCAACCTGATCGCTGCCCTGACCTACTATCCGCTGTACCAGCTGATGCACCAGAACGCCGGCAATCCGGTGGTGCTCACCCTGCTGGTCTGGATTCAGGTGCTCTACGTCACCATGGTCTACGGGCCCATCGCCGCCTTCCTGGTCGAGACCTTCCCCGGCAAGATCCGCTACACCGCCCTGTCGCTGCCCTACCACCTGGGCAACGGCTGGTTCGGCGGCCTCACGCCGTACATCTCGGCCAGCCTGGTGGCCAGCACGGGCAACATCTATGCCGGCGTCTGGTATCCCACGGCGGTGGCCCTGATCACCTTCGTGGTGGGGACCTTCCTGCTGAAGGAGACCAGCGTGGTGTCCATCTGGCAGGAGACCCATGCCACCGAAGCCACCGCCGACTGA
- a CDS encoding glycosyl hydrolase family 18 protein, with protein MNPHPCRRRGWSLLPPRRSPAGVPPARPGRRRGVPAVTALLLIALFLGACRAGGPASRAPAKPGPGAGPGTGGAADIVGKDPVVYGFYTEPEPPLAGSFETMVRHARDLDVIVPFWFRLAESGDGTIEAYAAPPPERRKQVIREAHRRGLKVELIVHNLLYGSGERSAATARRFLRDPQAQERAVRGLLDIMRQEGYDGIHIDLETVPPEERPRLTAFVRKVRDALPDGKLLSIAVFPRDRDDRTDPNTGVYDYAALGEAVDFFILMTYSEHRADTPPGPLASLDYVDRMVRYALRYVPRDKVIVGLGAFGFDWGGGTFPRYLDHAQAVQLARQQGVDVRWDDRARVPYFTYTAEDGSSHAVYFENARSWAEKINLVRRHRVRGVAIWRLGMEDPAAWREIARRLR; from the coding sequence ATGAACCCGCACCCGTGTCGCCGCCGGGGGTGGAGCCTGCTGCCGCCGCGACGCAGCCCAGCCGGCGTGCCCCCCGCCCGCCCGGGACGGCGGCGGGGAGTCCCTGCCGTCACCGCCCTGCTGCTGATCGCCCTGTTCCTCGGCGCCTGCCGGGCCGGCGGCCCGGCCTCCCGTGCCCCCGCCAAGCCGGGGCCCGGCGCAGGGCCCGGCACGGGCGGCGCCGCGGACATCGTCGGCAAGGACCCCGTGGTCTACGGGTTCTACACCGAACCCGAACCGCCCCTGGCCGGCTCCTTCGAGACCATGGTCCGCCACGCCCGGGACCTGGATGTGATCGTGCCCTTCTGGTTCCGGCTGGCGGAAAGCGGGGACGGCACCATCGAAGCCTACGCCGCGCCGCCGCCCGAGCGCCGCAAGCAGGTGATCCGGGAAGCCCACCGGCGCGGCCTCAAGGTGGAACTCATCGTCCACAATCTGCTCTACGGCTCGGGCGAGCGCAGCGCGGCCACCGCCCGCCGGTTCCTCCGGGACCCCCAGGCCCAGGAGCGGGCCGTCCGCGGCCTGCTGGACATCATGCGGCAGGAGGGCTACGACGGCATCCACATCGACCTGGAGACGGTGCCGCCGGAAGAGCGCCCGCGGCTGACGGCCTTCGTCCGCAAGGTGCGGGACGCGCTACCGGACGGCAAGCTCCTCAGCATCGCCGTCTTCCCCCGGGACCGGGACGACCGCACGGACCCCAACACGGGCGTGTACGACTACGCCGCCCTCGGTGAGGCCGTCGACTTCTTCATCCTGATGACCTACTCCGAGCACCGGGCGGACACGCCGCCGGGTCCCCTGGCGTCCCTGGACTACGTCGACCGCATGGTGCGCTACGCCCTGCGCTACGTACCGCGGGACAAGGTGATCGTGGGCCTCGGCGCCTTCGGCTTCGACTGGGGCGGCGGCACCTTCCCGCGCTACCTGGATCACGCCCAGGCGGTGCAGCTGGCCCGCCAGCAGGGCGTGGACGTGCGCTGGGACGACCGGGCCCGGGTACCCTACTTCACCTACACGGCCGAGGACGGCTCCAGCCACGCGGTGTACTTCGAAAACGCTCGCAGCTGGGCGGAGAAGATCAACCTGGTTCGGCGGCACCGGGTGCGGGGCGTCGCCATCTGGCGGCTGGGGATGGAAGACCCGGCGGCCTGGCGGGAGATCGCCCGCAGGCTCCGGTGA
- a CDS encoding glucose 1-dehydrogenase produces the protein MRQEEPWTAGRLAGEVAVVTGAARGIGRAIALRLAAEGAAVGVLDIDGPGARRTAGEACGAGGRAVAVEADVADSGAVARAMAQVAGELGPPTILVNNAGIGGFVPLEHEAAEATWQRVLAVNLTGAYLCARHVVPYMRQAGRGAIVQIASTRALMSEPDGEPYAAAKGGLLALTHALAVSLGRYGIRVNAISPGWIDTGHEPVGEQDHAQHPVGRVGRPEDVAAACAFLVSPEAGFITGQNLVVDGGMTVKMIYL, from the coding sequence ATGCGGCAGGAGGAGCCGTGGACGGCCGGTCGGCTGGCCGGGGAGGTGGCGGTGGTGACGGGGGCGGCCCGCGGCATCGGGCGGGCCATCGCCCTGAGGCTGGCGGCGGAAGGCGCGGCGGTGGGCGTGCTGGACATCGACGGCCCGGGGGCGCGGCGAACGGCCGGAGAGGCTTGTGGCGCGGGCGGGCGGGCCGTGGCCGTCGAGGCCGACGTGGCGGACAGCGGGGCGGTGGCCCGGGCCATGGCCCAGGTGGCCGGGGAGCTGGGACCGCCCACCATCCTGGTCAACAACGCCGGCATCGGCGGGTTCGTCCCCCTGGAGCACGAGGCGGCCGAAGCCACCTGGCAGCGGGTGCTGGCGGTGAACCTGACGGGCGCCTACCTTTGTGCCCGCCACGTGGTGCCGTACATGCGGCAGGCCGGGCGGGGCGCCATCGTGCAGATCGCCTCGACCCGCGCCCTCATGTCCGAACCCGACGGGGAGCCCTACGCGGCGGCCAAAGGGGGGCTTTTGGCCCTGACCCACGCCCTGGCCGTCAGCCTGGGCCGCTACGGCATCCGGGTCAACGCCATCAGCCCGGGCTGGATCGACACGGGCCACGAGCCCGTGGGGGAGCAGGACCACGCCCAGCATCCGGTGGGCCGGGTGGGCCGGCCCGAAGACGTGGCCGCCGCCTGCGCCTTTCTGGTGTCGCCGGAGGCCGGGTTCATCACCGGCCAGAACCTGGTGGTCGACGGCGGGATGACGGTGAAGATGATCTACCTCTGA
- the coaE gene encoding dephospho-CoA kinase (Dephospho-CoA kinase (CoaE) performs the final step in coenzyme A biosynthesis.), protein MPGGGARAARRPLLIGLTGGIGSGKSSVAAMLASLGAAVVDADAIAREVVEPGEPALARLVEAFGPGILRPDGTLDRRALGRRVFGDDAARKALEGIVHPAVRKRTWDRIGALMAAGRHPAVVWDVPLLFEVGAEKLVDQIWVVTAPRGVRLQRLRQRDPDLSPEELERRMAAQMPLEEKAARAHVVIDNGGDLEATRRQVEAAWRRHVLREEGSATWQGSRPGDRPEDRAGSGRRTGAEGGSGC, encoded by the coding sequence ATGCCGGGCGGCGGCGCCCGCGCCGCCCGCCGGCCCCTGCTGATCGGTCTGACGGGCGGCATCGGGAGCGGCAAGAGTTCCGTGGCAGCCATGCTGGCGTCCCTGGGTGCCGCCGTGGTGGACGCCGACGCCATCGCCCGCGAGGTAGTCGAACCCGGCGAGCCGGCCCTGGCCAGGCTGGTGGAAGCCTTCGGCCCCGGTATCCTGCGTCCTGACGGCACCCTGGACCGGCGGGCCCTGGGACGCCGGGTCTTCGGCGATGATGCGGCGCGCAAGGCGCTGGAGGGCATCGTTCATCCCGCCGTTCGCAAGCGCACGTGGGATCGCATCGGCGCCCTGATGGCGGCAGGACGCCATCCGGCGGTGGTGTGGGACGTGCCCCTGCTCTTCGAGGTCGGGGCCGAGAAGCTGGTCGACCAGATCTGGGTCGTCACCGCCCCGCGCGGCGTGCGCCTTCAGCGCCTGCGGCAGCGGGACCCCGACCTCTCCCCGGAAGAGCTGGAACGGCGCATGGCGGCGCAGATGCCCTTGGAGGAGAAGGCGGCCCGGGCTCATGTGGTGATCGACAACGGCGGCGACCTGGAGGCGACCCGCCGCCAGGTGGAGGCAGCGTGGCGCCGGCACGTGTTGCGTGAAGAGGGCTCCGCGACCTGGCAGGGCTCCAGGCCCGGCGACCGTCCGGAGGACCGGGCGGGTTCCGGTCGCCGTACCGGTGCGGAGGGAGGCAGCGGGTGCTGA
- the folP gene encoding dihydropteroate synthase produces the protein MDQWRRALARARRGELAVLRQPWHRPVPGGTVAPYLVKVLCADEGRLAAWGTRYGLPARGICRHGSIPHYDLWGPLADRAWAELAPATLGTGPDAGPGENAEGAGPGAPPPGGSPFPHQGSSPSQGGTVLDHRNPERPAGIDSQAPGPAPAGGGPGPRAVVAVLRGPWPAGDAAARLVRAGWPGAGALYDRWQHVLEIAPLPPELARRLAHEAAGQTGFATWRPYAGAASLLLGGSLPQLWSLACRWGGHPAVPDPGRGPEPGGTTAGLGAPFTGRDQPASGEDLTRSAGHALARALLSLPHLPPGRLGAEGGAAPLSPAGVPAGSPVGGTAPAGRGRAGPVSAAPAAGAPWPAGGFPAGPVPLALGPRKVDFRGRSLLFGRRTLIMGVLNVTPDSFSDGGRYNAPDRALRRALEMVAEGADLIDVGAESANIAASKPELEEELARLVPVVERLVREVDVPISIDTYKAPVAEAALEAGAHIINDISGLHADPDLAAVCARYGAGVVIMHLQGHPRRLAREPRYDDVVLDVARYLAEGVQRALAAGVRPEAIVVDPGIGVGKRTRHNLEILENLGAFRSLGYPVLLGASRTSVIGNILETPIGDRLEGTLATTALAVVHGADMVRVHDVRANARVARMADALVRGWDEPAGGWPFDAVTGRQRRPLRELGRLPVRPGDQSRT, from the coding sequence GTGGATCAGTGGCGCCGCGCCCTGGCGCGAGCCCGCCGGGGCGAGCTGGCGGTGTTGCGCCAGCCCTGGCACCGGCCCGTGCCCGGCGGGACGGTGGCCCCGTACCTGGTCAAAGTGCTCTGCGCCGACGAAGGGCGCCTGGCGGCCTGGGGCACCCGCTACGGGCTTCCCGCCCGGGGCATCTGCCGCCACGGGAGCATCCCCCATTACGACCTCTGGGGCCCGCTGGCCGACCGGGCCTGGGCGGAACTGGCCCCCGCGACCCTGGGCACCGGACCGGATGCCGGCCCGGGTGAGAACGCTGAAGGGGCCGGGCCCGGCGCACCGCCTCCAGGCGGAAGCCCCTTTCCCCATCAAGGGTCATCTCCATCTCAAGGAGGAACGGTCTTGGACCACCGCAACCCCGAACGGCCTGCCGGCATCGACAGCCAGGCGCCCGGTCCCGCCCCGGCCGGAGGCGGGCCCGGCCCCCGGGCGGTGGTGGCCGTGCTGCGCGGCCCCTGGCCCGCCGGCGACGCCGCGGCCCGGCTGGTCCGGGCGGGCTGGCCCGGTGCCGGCGCCCTGTACGACCGCTGGCAGCACGTCCTGGAGATCGCGCCCTTGCCGCCCGAGCTGGCCCGCCGCCTGGCCCACGAGGCCGCCGGCCAGACGGGCTTCGCCACCTGGCGCCCCTACGCCGGCGCCGCCAGCCTGCTTTTGGGCGGCTCGCTGCCCCAGCTGTGGTCCCTGGCCTGCCGGTGGGGCGGTCACCCTGCGGTCCCGGACCCGGGCAGAGGCCCGGAGCCCGGAGGAACCACGGCGGGCCTCGGCGCCCCGTTCACCGGCCGTGACCAACCCGCCTCCGGCGAGGACCTGACCCGCTCTGCCGGCCACGCCCTGGCGCGGGCTCTCCTCTCGCTGCCCCATCTCCCGCCCGGGCGGCTGGGGGCAGAGGGCGGCGCCGCCCCCTTGTCGCCCGCCGGGGTTCCTGCAGGCTCCCCGGTCGGGGGAACGGCCCCCGCCGGGCGCGGGAGGGCGGGGCCGGTTTCCGCGGCGCCGGCGGCCGGCGCCCCCTGGCCCGCCGGGGGGTTCCCGGCGGGACCCGTGCCCCTGGCCCTGGGTCCCCGCAAGGTCGACTTCCGGGGCCGCTCCCTGCTCTTCGGCCGGCGCACCCTGATCATGGGCGTGCTCAACGTCACCCCCGACTCCTTCTCCGACGGAGGCCGCTACAACGCCCCCGACCGGGCGCTGCGCCGCGCCCTGGAGATGGTGGCCGAAGGCGCCGACCTCATTGACGTAGGGGCCGAGAGCGCCAACATCGCCGCCTCCAAACCGGAACTGGAGGAGGAACTGGCCCGGCTGGTCCCGGTGGTCGAGCGGCTGGTGCGGGAGGTGGACGTGCCCATCTCCATCGACACCTACAAGGCGCCCGTGGCCGAAGCGGCCCTCGAGGCCGGTGCCCACATCATCAACGACATCAGCGGCCTGCACGCCGACCCCGACCTAGCGGCCGTCTGCGCCCGCTACGGTGCCGGGGTGGTGATCATGCACCTGCAAGGCCACCCGCGGCGCCTGGCCCGGGAACCCCGCTACGACGACGTGGTGCTGGACGTCGCCCGCTACCTGGCCGAGGGCGTGCAGCGGGCCCTGGCCGCCGGCGTGCGCCCCGAAGCCATTGTGGTCGACCCCGGCATCGGCGTGGGCAAGCGCACCCGGCACAACCTGGAGATCCTGGAGAACCTGGGCGCCTTCCGCAGCCTGGGATACCCCGTCCTGCTGGGCGCCTCGCGCACCTCGGTGATCGGGAACATCCTGGAGACGCCCATCGGCGACCGGCTGGAGGGCACGCTGGCCACCACGGCCCTGGCCGTGGTCCACGGCGCCGACATGGTGCGCGTCCACGACGTGCGGGCCAACGCCCGGGTGGCCCGCATGGCCGACGCCCTGGTCCGCGGCTGGGACGAACCGGCCGGCGGCTGGCCCTTCGACGCCGTCACCGGCCGGCAGCGCCGGCCCCTGCGGGAACTCGGGCGGCTGCCGGTTCGTCCGGGAGATCAGTCCAGGACGTGA
- the acs gene encoding acetate--CoA ligase: protein MADAAGRPIDALLREERRFAPPESFRARAHVRDESVYEEAERDPEGFWARWAEELEWFQKWDRVLEWNPPHARWFLGGKLNASVNCVDRHIRGPRRNKAAIIWEGEPGDTRTLTYYDLYREVNKFASVLKGLGVKKGDRVTIYLPMIPELPIAMLACARIGAPHSVVFAGFSPQALASRMEDAGSRFLVTSDGFYRRGKVVPLKAQADEALKLLAGKQDVEAVVVVRRTGHEVPFTPGRDRWWHELMEQAERLCPPEAMDAEDMLFMMYTSGTTGRPKGIVHTTGGYLTGVYATTKWVFDLQEDDVYWCMADIGWITGHSYIVYGPLANGATVVMYEGAPDWPDKDRPWVIIEKYGITIFYTAPTAIRAFAADGPEYPRRHDLSSLRLLGSVGEPINPEAWMWYHEHIGGGRCPIVDTWWQTETGAIMITPLPGVTVTKPGSATRPFPGIKAAVLDDQGNPVPPGQGGGYLAILRPWPSMLRGIWGDEERYVNTYWSKWGRDVYYPGDGAKIDEDGYFWVLGRVDDVMNVAGHRLSTMEIESALVSHPAVAEAAVIAAPHPVKGQVPVGFVILEAGRQGGPELEAELKEHVAKVISPIARPDRVLFVPDLPKTRSGKIMRRLLRDIVEGRQLGDTTTLRDPDVPEQLRQMYASQPAR, encoded by the coding sequence ATGGCAGACGCGGCAGGAAGGCCCATCGATGCCCTGCTCCGGGAAGAACGGCGTTTCGCACCCCCCGAGTCCTTCCGGGCCCGCGCCCACGTGCGGGACGAGTCGGTCTACGAGGAAGCGGAAAGGGATCCCGAGGGCTTCTGGGCCCGGTGGGCGGAAGAGCTGGAGTGGTTTCAGAAGTGGGACCGGGTGCTGGAGTGGAACCCGCCCCATGCCCGGTGGTTCCTCGGCGGCAAGCTGAACGCCAGCGTGAACTGCGTCGACCGGCACATCCGCGGGCCGCGGCGGAACAAGGCCGCCATCATCTGGGAAGGTGAGCCGGGGGATACCCGCACCCTGACCTACTATGACCTCTACCGGGAAGTCAACAAGTTCGCCAGCGTCCTCAAGGGCCTGGGCGTGAAGAAGGGCGACCGGGTGACCATCTACCTGCCCATGATCCCCGAGCTGCCCATCGCCATGCTGGCCTGTGCCCGCATCGGCGCGCCCCACTCGGTGGTCTTCGCCGGCTTCAGCCCCCAGGCCCTGGCCTCGCGCATGGAAGATGCCGGCTCCCGGTTCCTCGTCACCTCTGACGGGTTCTACCGCCGGGGGAAGGTGGTTCCGCTCAAGGCCCAGGCCGATGAGGCGCTCAAGCTGCTGGCGGGCAAGCAGGATGTGGAGGCTGTGGTGGTGGTGCGGCGCACCGGCCATGAGGTACCCTTCACGCCGGGCCGGGACCGCTGGTGGCACGAGCTGATGGAGCAGGCGGAGCGGCTGTGCCCGCCCGAAGCGATGGACGCCGAGGATATGCTCTTCATGATGTACACCTCGGGCACCACGGGGCGGCCCAAGGGCATCGTCCACACCACGGGCGGGTACCTGACGGGCGTGTACGCCACCACCAAGTGGGTCTTCGACCTGCAGGAAGACGACGTGTACTGGTGCATGGCCGACATCGGCTGGATCACCGGCCATTCGTACATCGTCTACGGCCCGCTGGCCAACGGCGCCACGGTGGTTATGTACGAGGGGGCGCCCGACTGGCCGGACAAGGACCGGCCGTGGGTGATCATCGAGAAATACGGCATCACCATCTTCTATACGGCTCCCACGGCCATCCGGGCCTTCGCCGCCGACGGCCCCGAGTACCCGCGGCGGCACGACCTCTCGAGCCTGCGCCTCCTGGGCAGCGTGGGCGAGCCCATCAACCCGGAGGCCTGGATGTGGTACCACGAGCACATCGGCGGCGGCCGCTGCCCCATCGTGGACACCTGGTGGCAGACGGAGACGGGGGCCATCATGATCACCCCGCTCCCCGGGGTGACGGTCACCAAGCCCGGCAGCGCCACCCGGCCCTTCCCCGGGATCAAGGCGGCGGTGCTGGACGACCAGGGCAACCCCGTGCCGCCCGGCCAAGGCGGCGGCTACCTGGCCATCCTGCGCCCCTGGCCTTCCATGCTCCGGGGCATCTGGGGCGACGAGGAGCGCTACGTCAACACCTACTGGTCCAAGTGGGGCCGGGATGTGTACTACCCCGGCGACGGCGCCAAGATCGACGAAGACGGCTACTTCTGGGTGCTCGGCCGGGTGGACGACGTGATGAACGTGGCGGGTCACCGGCTGAGCACCATGGAGATCGAGAGCGCGCTGGTGTCCCACCCGGCCGTGGCGGAAGCGGCGGTGATCGCGGCACCTCACCCGGTCAAGGGCCAGGTGCCCGTGGGCTTCGTGATCCTGGAGGCCGGCCGGCAGGGCGGTCCCGAGCTGGAGGCGGAACTCAAGGAGCACGTGGCCAAGGTGATCAGCCCCATCGCCCGGCCCGACCGGGTGCTGTTCGTGCCCGACCTGCCCAAGACCCGCAGCGGCAAGATCATGCGGCGCCTCTTGCGGGATATCGTGGAAGGGCGCCAGCTGGGCGATACCACCACCCTGCGTGATCCCGACGTTCCGGAGCAGCTGCGCCAGATGTACGCCTCCCAGCCTGCCCGCTGA
- a CDS encoding RibD family protein → MQQLFPEARPWPDPLTIYDDLDLPAGPPHRPYVLVNMVSTVDGKVTMGRGAVQEPIGSKVDHGLMARLRAPVDAVLRGAGTVRAYDVPPRVPAEYAERRQARGLPPQPLPVVITGSCDLPLDARFFREAPRRPLVLTRRAAPADKVEAVRQVADVAFAGEEQVEMRAALALLRERYGIQRLLSEGGPTVNFAMLEAGVVDELFWTVAPKIAGYAEDKTMVMGPRALDPLVRLSLASAFFHEGELYLRYHVLD, encoded by the coding sequence GTGCAGCAGCTCTTCCCGGAGGCGCGGCCGTGGCCCGATCCTCTCACCATCTACGACGACCTGGATCTTCCTGCCGGGCCACCCCACCGTCCCTACGTGCTGGTGAACATGGTCTCCACCGTGGACGGCAAGGTCACCATGGGCCGCGGCGCCGTCCAGGAGCCCATCGGCAGCAAGGTGGACCACGGCCTCATGGCCCGGCTGCGGGCGCCGGTGGACGCCGTGTTGCGCGGCGCCGGTACCGTCCGGGCCTACGACGTGCCGCCGCGCGTGCCCGCCGAGTACGCCGAGCGGCGGCAGGCCCGGGGCCTGCCGCCCCAGCCCCTGCCGGTGGTGATCACCGGTTCCTGCGACCTGCCCCTGGACGCCCGGTTCTTCCGGGAAGCGCCGCGGCGGCCGCTGGTGCTGACGCGCCGGGCGGCCCCCGCCGACAAGGTGGAGGCCGTGCGCCAGGTGGCCGACGTGGCCTTCGCCGGGGAGGAGCAAGTGGAGATGAGGGCGGCCCTGGCCCTCTTGCGGGAGCGCTACGGCATCCAGCGCCTGCTCAGCGAGGGCGGCCCCACGGTGAACTTCGCCATGCTGGAGGCCGGCGTGGTGGATGAGCTCTTCTGGACGGTGGCGCCCAAGATCGCCGGCTACGCCGAGGACAAGACCATGGTGATGGGGCCCCGTGCCCTGGATCCCCTGGTCCGCCTCAGCCTGGCCAGCGCCTTCTTCCACGAGGGAGAGCTCTACCTGCGCTATCACGTCCTGGACTGA
- a CDS encoding lytic transglycosylase domain-containing protein, whose product MVRWLGWGTTLAVAALVAMAVLYAAYPVPMAALIQREARACGLDPLLVAAVIRRESGFEPRAVSSRGARGLMQLMPETGAWAASRLGIEGFHPDRLFEPEVNLRLGCWYLAYLLDRFGGDPVAALAAYNGGEGTVADWMARGHWHPAQGPGEIPFPETRHFVAGVLRDYRVYRWLYRHLPAVWGRVEQLAAAGTAAVEERLGR is encoded by the coding sequence ATGGTGCGCTGGCTGGGGTGGGGTACGACCCTGGCCGTCGCCGCGCTGGTCGCCATGGCCGTCCTGTACGCGGCCTATCCCGTGCCGATGGCGGCGTTGATTCAGCGGGAAGCCCGGGCGTGCGGGCTGGACCCCTTGCTGGTGGCGGCGGTGATCCGGCGGGAGAGCGGTTTCGAGCCCCGCGCCGTGTCCAGCCGGGGCGCCCGCGGCCTGATGCAGCTCATGCCCGAGACGGGCGCGTGGGCGGCCTCCCGCCTGGGAATCGAGGGATTCCACCCGGACCGGCTCTTCGAGCCGGAGGTCAACCTTCGCCTCGGGTGCTGGTACCTGGCATACCTGCTGGACAGGTTCGGCGGGGATCCCGTGGCCGCCCTGGCCGCCTACAACGGTGGGGAGGGAACGGTGGCGGACTGGATGGCGCGGGGCCACTGGCACCCCGCCCAGGGGCCGGGCGAGATCCCCTTTCCGGAGACCCGCCACTTCGTCGCCGGCGTGCTGCGGGATTACCGGGTCTACCGCTGGCTCTACCGTCACCTGCCGGCCGTGTGGGGCAGGGTGGAGCAGCTGGCGGCGGCCGGCACGGCGGCAGTGGAAGAGCGCCTGGGCCGGTAG